The Flavobacterium sp. 140616W15 sequence CGTTGTGAGAGATACTTTGATCAATTTTAAGTTCATTTGTAATAGAAGAATCTACAGTTATGTGTAGATTATCTCTGTCTTTTCTTATTTCGACTACATTGCCAAGGGTTTCTATGATTCCTGTAAACATTTCTTATTTTATTTTACTAAATTTGCACATCAAAATTAGTAATAAATAACCTGTGGTCATGATAAAAAATGCAGAAAATATAATCGTCGGAATTTCAATAGGAGATTTAAACGGTATTGGAAGCGAAGTTGTTCTTAAAACATTCGAAGATTCTCGAATGCTAGAACTATGTACCCCAGTTATTTTTGCAAATGTAAAAATACTGTCGTTTATAAAAAAGAATTTCACATCAACGGTAATGTTGCATGGAATTGATAAGTTAGATCAGATTTTACCAGGAAAAATTAATGTTTTTAATCTTTGGAGAGAAGGGATTGATATTAATCTGGGGACTAATGATGATAAAGTAGGGGAATATGCAATAAAATCTTTTGTAGCTGCAACAAAGGCTTTAAAAGAAGGAATTGTAGATGTTTTGGTAACTGCGCCTATTAATAAGTATAATATCCAATCAGAAACATTTAAATTTCCGGGACATACTGATTATTTGGATCAAGAATTGGAAGGTAATGCTTTAATGATGATGGTTCAAGATAATTTAAGAGTAGGTTTACTAACAGATCATATTCCGTTAAGCGAAGTAGCGTCGCATCTTACTGAAGAATTGATCGAGAGAAAAATTCAAACGATTAAAGAATCATTAATTCGTGATTTTAGTATCAATAAGCCTAAAATTGCAGTTTTAGGACTGAATCCGCATTGTGGAGATGGTGGCGTAATTGGTAAAGAAGATGATGCGATTTTAAAACCAGCACTAAAGAAAATATTTGATAAAGGAACATTAGTTTTTGGGCCTTTTCCTGCAGATGGTTTTTTTGGAAGTAGTCAGTATGAAAAATATGATGCTATTGTAGCAACTTATCACGATCAAGGATTGATACCTTTTAAAACATTGTCGTTTGGTAAAGGAGTTAATTATACTGCGGGTTTAAGTAAGGTAAGAACTTCGCCAGATCACGGTACAGCATATGATATTGCAGGAAAAGATATTGCAGATTACAATTCATTTAAAGAGGCTGTTTATTTAGCAATAGACATATTTCGCTCACGTAATCAATATGAGGAGATTAGTAAAAAACCTCTTAAAATAAAAGAAAAACAGTTATAAACAAAAAAAGGTGAATAAGATTATTAGTTTTACAATAATTTTATATCTTTGCACCCCGATTCAGAGTTCTGTGACTCAGAATATGAATTTGGAAAAATGATGTTGAAATGAGCAAGACAAAAGAATATTTAATTCCATTTGTAGGATTAAAGTTAGGTAAACACCATTTTGAGTATCAAATAAGTAATGTGTTCTTTGAAGGCTTTGATTATGAGGAATTTCAAAATTCGGATATCAAAGTAAATGTAGTTTTAGAGAAGAAAAGCAACATGTTAGAGTTGGGTTTCAAGCACAAAGGAACTGTAAATGTACCATGTGACTTAACAAGCGAAGATTTTGATTTGCCTTTAAAAGGTAATATGAAGTTGATAGTTCGTTTTGGAGAAGCTTTTAATAATGACAATGAAGAACTGCTTATTCTGCCTTATGGCGAATTTGAAATAGATATTGCACAATATATCTATGAAATGATTGCGCTTTCGGTACCTCTAAAAAGGATTCATCCAGGAATTAAAGATGGAAGTTTAAAAACTGAAGCTTTAGATAAGCTGAATGAGCTAACTATAAAAGAACAAAAAGAAGAGAGTACA is a genomic window containing:
- the pdxA gene encoding 4-hydroxythreonine-4-phosphate dehydrogenase PdxA; this encodes MIKNAENIIVGISIGDLNGIGSEVVLKTFEDSRMLELCTPVIFANVKILSFIKKNFTSTVMLHGIDKLDQILPGKINVFNLWREGIDINLGTNDDKVGEYAIKSFVAATKALKEGIVDVLVTAPINKYNIQSETFKFPGHTDYLDQELEGNALMMMVQDNLRVGLLTDHIPLSEVASHLTEELIERKIQTIKESLIRDFSINKPKIAVLGLNPHCGDGGVIGKEDDAILKPALKKIFDKGTLVFGPFPADGFFGSSQYEKYDAIVATYHDQGLIPFKTLSFGKGVNYTAGLSKVRTSPDHGTAYDIAGKDIADYNSFKEAVYLAIDIFRSRNQYEEISKKPLKIKEKQL
- a CDS encoding DUF177 domain-containing protein, with the protein product MSKTKEYLIPFVGLKLGKHHFEYQISNVFFEGFDYEEFQNSDIKVNVVLEKKSNMLELGFKHKGTVNVPCDLTSEDFDLPLKGNMKLIVRFGEAFNNDNEELLILPYGEFEIDIAQYIYEMIALSVPLKRIHPGIKDGSLKTEALDKLNELTIKEQKEESTKEEDIDPRWDKLKKLLTDK